One genomic segment of Anticarsia gemmatalis isolate Benzon Research Colony breed Stoneville strain chromosome Z, ilAntGemm2 primary, whole genome shotgun sequence includes these proteins:
- the LOC142986515 gene encoding lipase 3-like: MLRALTLFIIILNNFRHIDKFHSGCSANEIQTNSIISTLIRYMRKFRDIRQQSRNSFPGTTEETVSVNKLPENIESVTQYHISIERLLQNNVELDNKMNTTQLIKSHGYRKRSYDVETIDGHILKIHKILPWVREKKNQAIILHHGLLGSAEDWLLLGPGKALPYLLADRGYDVWLLNARGSKYSGLCSCAHSYKQSTYWNFSWHEMGIYDLPASIKFISRRSANSDLFYIGHSMGATALLVLLSTYRQYNHMFKAAILLAPLAFMYNSKGPLRHIVELSNRPDLPIKSVREISRIMIKKYCRASKMSCANPLLLLTNGGINITDAMLMANILTHVPAGGSMKTMVHYLQLIESGHFRRFDYGYSRNHLKYDGALPPAYNLKGISVPISLFTSESDWLTQELDVKKLIFALKNVQFHHSVKRNGFGHMDFIWSQSAGRLIYRHVMNILEEYKCKPKMPERKSSVIHTKLKQVT; this comes from the coding sequence ATGCTACGTGCACTTACCctgttcataattattttaaataattttcgtcACATTGATAAATTTCACTCCGGATGTTCTGCAAATGAGATACAAACAAATTCCATAATATCTACGCTAATCAGATATATGAGAAAATTTCGTGATATACGACAACAATCAAGAAACAGTTTTCCAGGTACTACCGAGGAAACCGTAAGTGTTAACAAACTTCCAGAAAACATTGAATCAGTAACACAATATCACATATCCATCGAAAGACTGTTACAAAACAACGTTGAACTGGACAATAAAATGAACACGACGCAGCTCATTAAATCACATGGATACAGGAAGAGATCATATGATGTTGAAACTATCGATGGTCATATATTGAAGATTCATAAAATTCTACCGTGGGTGAGAGAAAAAAAGAACCAGGCCATTATTCTACATCATGGCTTACTGGGTAGTGCTGAAGACTGGTTACTTCTGGGACCAGGTAAAGCGTTGCCGTATTTGCTAGCTGATCGTGGTTATGATGTGTGGTTGTTGAATGCCAGGGGCTCCAAATATTCTGGATTGTGTTCTTGTGCCCACTCCTACAAACAAAGTACTTACTGGAATTTTTCTTGGCACGAAATGGGCATCTATGATTTGCCAGCTTCGATAAAATTCATCAGCCGAAGATCTGCTAATTCGGACTTATTTTACATCGGTCACTCAATGGGAGCAACGGCTTTGCTAGTGCTTCTGTCGACGTATCGTCAATACAATCACATGTTCAAAGCGGCAATATTGTTGGCGCCATTAGCCTTCATGTATAACTCCAAAGGGCCATTGCGACATATTGTGGAACTGAGTAATCGGCCAGATTTACCTATAAAGTCTGTTAGAGAAATATCTAGGATAATGATCAAAAAGTATTGTAGAGCAAGCAAAATGTCATGTGCAAATCCTTTATTATTGTTAACGAATGGTGGAATAAATATCACAGACGCTATGCTCATGGCAAATATCCTGACACACGTGCCTGCCGGTGGATCTATGAAGACTATGGTGCACTACTTGCAATTGATAGAAAGTGGACATTTCCGACGGTTTGACTACGGATACTCAAGAAACCATCTGAAGTACGACGGAGCACTTCCACCGGCATACAACTTAAAGGGTATTAGTGTGCCTATATCTTTATTTACTTCGGAATCAGATTGGTTGACACAGGAATTAGACGTTAAAAAGCTTATATTTGCATTGAAAAATGTCCAGTTTCATCATAGTGTGAAAAGAAATGGTTTTGGACACATGGACTTTATTTGGTCTCAAAGTGCAGGAAGACTAATATATAGACATGTGATGAATATTTTAGAAGAATATAAATGTAAACCTAAAATGCCCGAGAGGAAGTCAAGTGTAATTCATACTAAATTGAAACAGGTAACATAG
- the LOC142986598 gene encoding lipase 3-like, whose translation MLCKIYPAILFLNIFYPLNIKLGTVCADEEDFYASRFNKSISDVEYNDLFSTIKKYIDSIQRYVGLDVEGRQQAKQNLFTLLEDGMNLIRFPDKEKTVTKEKKSTIPLCEETDAAKIITSHGYEAETHTVLTADGYMLTMQRIISKVSFPKQTVVLHHGLLGSAEDWLLLGPGKALPYLLSNQGHDVWLLNARGNKYSRLQAANYSEFDYWDFSWHEMGVYDLPATITYIGEYTNDADIHYIGHSMGGTALLVLLSTIPEYNDRLKSAILLAPLGFMYHAKGPLKYLAKSLKTTSKVNLKRGQEFSGDAAFNEKIVKKFCKGTKETCANPLLLCANGAREMKDYVLMKNILTHSPAGGSAKTVKHYVQLIKSGHFRMFDYGVTNNQMVYKRRRPPKYDLKAITLSISLFTSPSDWLASPSDIVRLSSQLDKVKMNYVVKKKDFGHLDFVWSLEAPKLLFHLLVNSLQIDITHKKGKIIVKPIPGSKNLD comes from the coding sequence atgttatgtaaaatttatccagctatactatttttaaatattttttatccattaaatattaaattaggaACTGTGTGTGCGGATGAGGAGGACTTTTACGCCTCCCGTTTCAATAAAAGCATTAGCGATGTTGAATACAACGACTTATTCAGCacaattaagaaatatatagaCTCCATTCAGAGATACGTGGGTTTGGATGTCGAAGGAAGGCAGCAAGCCAAACAAAACTTATTTACGCTCCTTGAAGATGGCATGAATCTTATAAGGTTCCCCGACAAGGAAAAAAcagtaacaaaagaaaaaaaatcaacgaTTCCTCTCTGTGAAGAAACGGATGCGGCAAAAATAATTACGTCTCATGGATATGAAGcggaaacacatactgtgctcACAGCTGATGGGTACATGCTGACGATGCAAAGAATTATATCGAAGGTCTCGTTTCCCAAACAAACAGTTGTTCTACACCATGGTCTACTCGGCAGCGCGGAGGACTGGCTTCTCCTAGGGCCTGGTAAAGCCCTGCCGTACTTGCTATCAAACCAAGGGCACGATGTATGGCTACTAAATGCAAGAGGTAACAAATACTCAAGACTACAAGCTGCGAACTACTCAGAATTTGACTATTGGGATTTTTCTTGGCACGAGATGGGCGTTTATGACTTGCCGGCAACTATCACGTACATCGGTGAATATACGAATGACGCCGACATACATTACATCGGTCATTCTATGGGCGGCACCGCTCTGTTGGTGCTTCTATCTACTATTCCTGAATACAATGACAGGTTAAAATCAGCTATATTATTGGCGCCATTAGGCTTTATGTACCATGCTAAAGgcccattaaaatatttagcaaaatcTTTGAAAACGACGAGTAAAGTCAATTTAAAACGGGGACAAGAGTTTTCAGGTGATGCTgcgtttaatgaaaaaatagttaaaaagttTTGCAAAGGAACTAAAGAGACATGTGCGAATCCTTTGCTGTTGTGTGCTAATGGTGCTAGAGAAATGAAGGATTACGTGCTCATGAAAAACATCCTGACTCATTCACCCGCTGGAGGTTCGGCTAAAACTGTGAAACATTATGTGCAATTAATAAAAAGTGGGCATTTCCGTATGTTCGACTACGGAGTGACGAACAACCAAATGGTGTATAAGCGCAGGCGCCCACCGAAGTATGATTTGAAGGCTATTACCCTGTCTATATCGTTGTTTACTTCGCCATCAGATTGGTTGGCGAGTCCCTCAGATATTGTAAGACTGTCATCACAATTAGACAAAGTGAAGATGAATTACGTCGTGAAGAAGAAAGACTTTGGACATTTGGATTTCGTTTGGTCACTTGAAGCGCCTAAGCTATTATTCCATTTACTTGTTAACTCGTTGCAAATAGATATTACTCACAAGAAGGGGAAGATTATTGTAAAACCGATACCGGGGAGCAAAAATTTAGACTGA
- the LOC142986741 gene encoding lipase 3-like, which yields MKPRKQAVLLFHGLLGSADDWLLLGPRKALPYRLSDLGYDVWLLNARGNMYCRLNLLEDKDFWNFSFHQMGYFDLAAVITYIKEFTQYELSFVGHSMGATALLVLLSSLPEYNDMLRTAVLMAPLAFMRNVKGPLRHLSKLRINEQKISIMQSEEFMLTHFPQYIIDKFCNAHASKYCLNANVFITNSGRDPMDTSLMETVVKYVPAGGSVKTLLHLLQLVRTGHFHRYDNGIAGNLQIYDQENPPEYELKAISLPLSLISSSSDKIANAKDVITLISKLNNARGHYIIRQKGFSHMDFLWSAYAAKHVYKNVLDALELKF from the coding sequence ATGAAGCCGCGTAAGCAAGCAGTCCTTTTATTTCATGGCTTACTTGGTAGTGCTGACGACTGGCTTCTTCTGGGTCCTCGTAAAGCACTCCCGTATCGACTATCAGATCTAGGGTACGACGTGTGGTTACTGAACGCAAGAGGTAACATGTATTGCAGATTAAACCTTTTAGAAGACAAAGACTTTTGGAACTTTTCTTTTCATCAGATGGGCTATTTTGATTTGGCAGCGGTcataacatacataaaagaATTTACTCAATACGAGTTAAGTTTCGTTGGACACTCCATGGGAGCCACGGCCTTATTGGTGCTTCTGTCAAGTTTACCTGAATATAATGATATGCTGAGAACAGCAGTCCTAATGGCACCGCTGGCATTCATGCGCAATGTCAAAGGACCGTTGAGGCATCTCTCTAAGTTGCGtataaatgaacaaaaaatatcaatcatGCAATCAGAGGAGTTTATGTTGACACATTTCCCTCAATACAtaattgacaaattttgtaatGCACATGctagtaaatattgtttgaatgctaatgtatttataacaaacagtGGTAGAGACCCAATGGACACCAGTCTCATGGAAACCGTTGTTAAGTACGTGCCTGCTGGAGGATCAGTGAAGACTCTGTTACATTTATTGCAATTGGTAAGAACTGGACACTTTCACAGATATGACAACGGAATCGCGGGAAATTTGCAGATCTATGACCAAGAGAACCCGCCTGAATATGAATTGAAGGCTATAAGCTTACCTCTATCACTTATTTCTTCTTCGTCAGACAAGATAGCAAATGCTAAGGATGTTATAACATTGATTTCAAAGTTAAACAACGCACGAGGTCATTATATAATCAGACAAAAGGGTTTCAGCCACATGGATTTCCTTTGGTCGGCGTACGCGGCAAAGCACGTGTATAAAAATGTTCTAGATGCGCtagaattaaagttttaa